CTCTAAGAATTTCAAACACTTATCCATAtcagactgaagaaaaaaaaaaaacctggagttTTTACATTGTCCTAATGCCTAAGGCTCAACACCTCCTGGCAGTGTTTCCCATATCATAAAACAAAGTAACCTCCTTTCATTGCAGGTATTTCAGTACGTGGTTAGGATACAATCCCATTAATaaaatgaagggagagaaagagagttgTTAAATTTCGATTGGTCTCActgccttattttattttatttatttatttatttttgcatttttagaaATATCCCTATTTATTTTAGCTCTTTCCCGCTTGATCATATACATGTTTGGTATGATGGAATTTATCTTAATTTGGCTTTTGTGTTTAGGAGAGAGGGATGATGATAATAGAATCATGGAAATTCTCTTCTTTACCAAATGATATGTACATACCACATTAGTAAAGTATAGGATAGGAAAATAGTCtgtttaaaaaattgtcattGCAAGTctgtaattagaaaaatgtgaatgaaaCCTTACTCAGAAAACATGTGACTGAAGTAAGTGAAAGAATGTGGAGGGTGAGAAGTAGATAGGGCGAAGAAGTTATAGTCAGGAGGGTAGAAAAGGAACTGAGATGAAGAATAATGCaaaaatattctggaaaacaGACAATGATCTGTATGAATGAAGAGGTActttaaaagtgatttttcaaGAGTGACTAGAAATCTAGAAATCCAAGAGTAATTTTGGGAAATAATTCTTGCCTTGGGTCTGAAAGGTTGATGTATGAGTAAATCTCAAAGCAAGTTATATTAATTTAGCATTGTAAATAGAATGCACATCAGGCCTCTGTGAGACATTTGGTTTATTGCTTTTTTAGGGTTCTACTGAATATGTAGTAGAAGAGCATTAGCAGAAGCAGCCTTGGCTCTGCTACTttctctgtgaccttggataagagTATTTATTTCAActgatcctcagtttctcaaGCTCTAAAATGTGGGAAACAATATATGACTGATTTCAAAAAGTTTTTATGAAGCTTAAATAAAAAAGTGTATTACTTCATAACCATAAGATGTCATATATGTTTTATGTTGTGAttaggttagttttttttttaactttaagcaTACATGTCCTAATACCCAAAGCTATAGttggataatatttataaaaagcattttacaaactatAAATCATGGTATAAGTATGAATtgttattgtttatattatttttattcttgctaTTGCCTCTTTGAAATAGGTCCTAACCATGTGTCCATGCAGCAATCAGGACAGAACACAATGCCAACAACTTCTATGAGCATGACAGTCAGCAGCCATGGGACGGGACCAGGGTATAGCCACACTGTGCCTGCTTCTCAAAATGTGCCAATGCAGGGCCAAGGATCCATAGGGAATTATGTATCTAGAACCAATATCAACATGCAATCCAACCCAGGTAATTCATCCTGTTCCCCTTGCTGTACTTTGGACTGCAGGCAGTTCCTTGGTGTTCTAAAAGGGATGTAGCATGAgataatgaacttttttttttttttttttttgcacagaagCGAAATTTTGTCctgataaatgtttataaaataacaTACCACTCACTTAAGAATGCTTCAGAAAAATTACAGTGAGCAATAGAACatctcagttttaatttttatgagaCCTAGGCCTCCATATAAAGTagggtaagggaaaaaaagagtgtgTTTATTTGAAAGATAAATCTTAAAGGCTTCAATGCCAGGAGAATAGGAACTAGAATAGTGACATTTCTATATGCAGTGTAAGATCCCCTTTGGTAACCCTGCTACAACCATGCTTTCTGTTATTTTCTGAATGTAGGTACGTTTTAAAATAGCTGACTGAAAAAGATGGGTGATCTGACCATGTAGTAGGATATTGGTTCAGGTTAGTATGCAGGAAATTTAATCTGGATATTGAGGGGGGAAATTAATAAATTTCATAGTCATTTGTGTGGAATAATAGGAAGagagtgaaagaattcattatAATAGTTATAATCTTGGTTTTAAGAAATGTGTGTGGTATGGGAGGGAGATAACTGTGATGGCTCATTTAGGAAAGTATTCTGTATGTGTTATGTAGTCTCCATGATGCACCAGCAAGCGGCAACATCCCATTACAATTCTGCACAAGGTGGAAGCCAGCATTACCAAGGACAGTCCTCTATTGCAATGATGAGTCAAAGCAACCAAGGAAGCAGCATGATGGGTCAGCGACCAATGGGTCCATACCGTCCTTCACAGCAAGGTAAAATCCAAAGATGTttccagaaaaacaaatttgGTTTTTCACACTGACTATAATTCATTCCCCAGTTCTGCAAAAGGAATACAGATTGTGTTAAGAAAGAACATAGAAAAAGTGAGGAGGGCTGAGTTTTCTAATGATGTATCAATGCTTCCTTTCTGTATTACTCCATGTCAATTTTAGCAAGATAATGACACTCATGATCCATTTCACAATTCAGTTAGAGCAGAGTCCATCTGTACTTTGGTCTAGTGCAATAattgaaaagcctggaaataaaTTGAGAGTACAAAATGCCAAGAGGAGAAATGCTGGTTATTCAAGTACATTGTTGAAGTAATGAGAGTTTTTGAGAACTGCATGACTAAATATTTGGGTGAGTTCTTGGGAGTTCCTAGATAAAGTATTCTGTTGAGACAAATGTAAGATACATGGTCCTTTATGGGGGCAAGTTGGAGAATACcagtaaatactattattttagaTTTTGTCACATTATGGGGTCTATAAAAACCAACCTTATtgttagtatatatatattttttaaatcaaagcagtgttttcttttatatagagCAATATATCCCTGAAATCCAGTTATTATAGATtaaatagtatatatgtatatacacatgggTATTTAGAAATATAAGACTAGATGACATATTCTTAGGTTTAGAGGCAATTGGccacattttgttttctctgactTTTGtaggttcttctcagcagtatatGGGGCAAGAAGAGTATTATAGTGAGCAATACAGCCATGGTCAAGGCGCATCTGAACCAATGAACCAGCAATATTATCCAGATGGTAACTTTCCTGTGGAGTGAGGGTGGGAGAACTGAAAACTTGctgcaatttttttaaatttatgaatgaCTTACAACACACCTATAAGCTCTGAGAGATTTATAGCATTCAGGCCATTTTAGTTTCTTTAAGGCCTCCaggttgttgttctttgtttttttctcacgTAGGATTCTGCTATGAAATCTCATTTGTAACCCACAGGACTACCCATCCAGCAAACCAGACTTGGGTCTTCTTTGATCAAGAGCTAGATATTTGGTTATGCATCTGATAGTGTAGATTAGAATGAATCCATTAGCTTTAGGCCATTTCTGTTGTAATTTGAAATAGGAGCTACCAAAGTGACAGAATTTAAATTGAACCCATTAGTGCTGCACCCTCACCCTTGATTTCATCCGagggcttttaatttttttttttcatccaaggCACTGTATAGAATCTTTGAAATGTAGGGTTGGAAGGTGGAAGGTGTCAGTTGTCTGACCTATCCCATCTCCAAGCATGGATACATATTCTTGAAAGATGTGTATaaatctcattgttaaagaatTCCAAGGCAGAAGATTCCAAAACCTTACTCGGTAACTTATGCCAGCATTTAACAAGAGTCCGCTAATTTTTTTTCGAGTTCTTTTCCTTCCTATTAAATCACCTTTTGGTCTTTTCTTCTTTAgggtaaataatccaatatctTTTATTCTTGGGGGCTTCTTTCTACTCTTAACCattcttttctgcttctcttaatcTGCATGTTCTCCTCATCTCATCTCTTTTAAATTGTGAAGTCCCATACAGAAGAGCGATGTGGAgaattattattacataaaacCTTTTTTATAAATGGTAGACCCAATCAATTAACATAAAGTGCTAGACAATGCAGTAAGCttagagatgcaaagacaaaaatgtaataGTTGTTGCActcaaggaatttgtatttgTTGAAGGGGAGGGTGACAACATGAATATATATCAGTATATaaagagtaaatataaaataaatgcaaattagtTTAAGGAAAGATGATGTTAGCATTTGATGgaaccaggaaaggcttcttgtaaaagatTATGCTTGAGGGATTCTGTGAGATAGAATCGAGGAGAGATAACATTTCAGAATCCCCTTATAACAAGGCCCATCTTTGCATTaattcagtaagtatttattaaacatatattatgtataagagagagagaaacaaagatatggaataataataatatgtgaaATTTAGCCTATATAAATTCCTGCATTCCAGGAGTTTATGTAGCTTAGCCAAGAAGACACATTTAATTATAAGTAAGCCCCAAAGCATTATTAGATTGGGGCACAAAACAAAGTTCTGTAGATCAAGACTAGGTAGAGGCTAGCAGGAATTGGTAGACGCTGcttaaagagggggaaaattgatCTGGGTCTTGAAAGGTGGGTTCAGTTTCCTTTCCAAGAATGGAGGACTGAAGACATTGAAAGAATATTTCAGGAGAGTAGAATGGTATGAATAAAGACTTAGGATCAGGAAAGTACAAGTTACATGTAGGGTATGAAAAATAAACCAGTGAACAGATTGAGATAAATCATAGGTTAGATCATATACCCTCAAATGTGAACATATAACTATATCTTGcctaatattaagaaaaaaggaaagagaaaaggtagggaaggaaggaagaaataaagaaaaggatggaagaaaggcaAAGAGGAAGGAAACTTTTAGGCAAAATGGTGTTCTGGGGAAGAGTTAGTTCCATGAGAACTATATAATAGTGAAGTTTATTTGTAATATATCTACAATCCTAGTTTTGCTGCTTGCTAACTTTATGACTTGGACAAGTTTTGCTCACctttctcagccttagtttccccatttatagaATGATGGAGTTGTATTAGAAGTTCTCTGAGGGCCTTAGTAATTATGAGTCCTGTGACAGATCATGTGGGTTGCTGGCCTTTCTATATGGTATTTGTCGACATGATGTGGGGCATGTCTCATTCCACATTCCCTACAACCATACATATCATAAAGGTGTTTCTCAGCTTTGATTTTGTCTCTGTGTTCCTTTGATTTCAGGACATGGTGATTATGCATATCAACAGTCATCTTACACTGAACAGAGCTATGATAGGTCATTTGAGGATTCTACTCAGCATTACTATGAAGGAGGTGAGAACACTAATTGACTTTTTTTGGCTGACAAATACTTAAATGTGTAATAGCCATATTCAGTAatcaataaatatgcatatagTGAGTGTTCACTTattgccaggaactatgctaagcacaaGGAGAATTAGCATTTGAACTGTTTGTGCTGGGTAATAAAGTTTATATTAAATaaagttatctatatattttcttttatctgcAGTAACAAAGTCCAAAATTTCATGTATACTTAGTGAAATTTATAGCATGCTAGTTATCTACACATCTTTTGAGAATCACTGCTCTAAATCTGTAGAAGTTAATAAAAAGTGAGGAATACTTTATATAATTTGGCAAATTATAATATTGCAGTTAGGGAAATATCTTTCCATTAAACatagttttttattgatttaGACACTTTCTGAAATCTGATATATAGATTATTCATTGGCTATCACATTTACTTTATgtctaaggaaaataaaatcagatactTAAACATTAACCTTAAAGTGACTAAAGAATcttagaataaataagaaaagcagAAGTTTGGCCCATTGCATTGACTTGTGAGTTGGAGACAAATTATAAATGTGGAATGAAAAATAGTATCATTTAAGTTATGCAAAAAGCCAGTTTTAGAATTTGTAATTCTAAAGAAGTGCACATTTCACAAATGtaatacacaaatataaaattattattgttgttatatctTTGTGCTTTCCATGTTACAGGTGACAAACTGAGCTTAGGGGAAGTTATGTGACATATCACAAATCATACAATTAGCAAGTGTCAGATTTTAGGTAGTGTAATAAGATATATGGAAAACTGGCCTCCAAATCAGATAGACCCAAGTTAAAATTCCACCTGTGACATATGTTGGATATGTGCCCTGAAAATAGTTATTCTCAGTGCTCCAATCAACTCTGTAAACCATTTAAGTTGTAATGGATTTGCTGATCTGTGTTCACAGAGGGAGTTTTccataccaaagaaatcataggaCCAGACtgacaaaaccaaaaccaaatgaaaatgaaaaatattgtggAGGGAGAGCCAACAGTCTAGTCAAAATAACAAATGTACTCTTCTACAAGTGTGTGTTTAAATATGACAGTGCAAACACTCAAATCTAGAGTCAAGAATTGATCtgaatggagtaaattatcaAAGGTTTCCAGGAGATTTAacattattcattctttcatttgtttattcaacAGATACTTACTTAGATATGTTCTTTAACTTGAGCTCTCTTAAGCAATGggagaaattgaaatttaaataaagCCTCTCCCCATGGAGCTAAACAGCCCTTGGCAATgatgtcatagaatattatttttgcaatttttatattattgaaataCAACTGGAAATTCTAAAAGGTTAAGATTTTTGCAATTTGGTTGATTTCCTGTGCATATCTTGACATGTTACCAGAAAATAACTGGctgaccattttttttctttagaatattcAGAACAATGTCCATGGTTGCCATGGgagattttaaaatcttatgGTTCATAATAATTCATGTTAACAAAGCatttaaagatttacaaagcacctgTCCTCACAGTGACCTTAGGAAGTAGGTACTgcaaacattttctttattttatatgtggAGAAGTTGAAACTCAGAATGGTTAAGGGATTAGCCCAGGATCTCACATCTAAGAACTGTGGTTATAGAACCAGGCCCTTTGTAACTAAAAATCCAATGCTAATTTCCATACTCCCAAACTGCTTCTATTCCCTTTGAAATAGTAGCTATTCATTTACCTTTCAAATTTTCTTACTTTGGCAAATTTTGATTTGGATAAAGGTTTTTTGCTATTTCTAATTCATTCTCTAACCATATTCTGCCTTTAAAATTATTCTggttggggtagctaggtggtgcagtggatagagcaccagccttgaattcaggaggacttgagttcaaatatggtctcagacacttaacacttcctagctgtgtgaccctgggcaagtcacttaaccccagcctgggggggggggaagtaaaataaaataaaattattctggtTGTTTTTATATTAGTACTGTAGAGCAGAAAATTTTCTAGAGAACACCATGTTTTATCAGGCATCAGTATTTTcacaaataacaacaaatgttATGTTTTCTTGGGTCACCACACTATGTTGCCATATTCCTACAACAATAGTCATTATTAATTTTCCATTAGAAGCACAGATTTTGCTGGTGTGAAGAGGTTCTGTTACTGATGGCACAGCTGTGGAAAGATACAAATGTGCATTTTGTTGTGCTTTAGTTCTACTGGTTTTATGGAATATTCTTGATCACTGTTGAAGAGGCAGTCAGGATGACTATACTTTTGATGCCTATGCTTTGATACTTCTCCCTTTATTTTGTTCCTATTGAAGGGCTAGCTATTTTCCCCAGCTAAATATGGTCTCTTTTTGCTCAAGCAGTATATATAACTTGTCATCAGTATATGAAGAATAAACATGGTACTATACAAACCCAGAAATAGCTACCTTAATATGTTTAGGAAAACTCATTTTGCCTTAGAGGCATGAAAAGAAGGTCGAAAATGAAGCAATTTTGAGAATTGTCTCCTTCATTTAACAGTATTGCTTCATTTGCCACTCTATTGTTGGAACCAGAGTTATACTTTTCAGAAAAGATTAACAGAAGTTAATGACTGCTGAAATATTCTAAGGATGcttaataattggaaagacttaaatTAGGTTATTCAAGtatcaaatgaaaaatacaaCTTTTATTCAAGAGCTtccatttgttttgttgttctatGTAATTGCAAATTGAATTTCCCCCATAGTTTTTAAGTAATTCCAATAAAAAAGATTACTAAATCTTACTGAAACaaataatttcactttattttttccttctaagagtaatgaataaaataatgctaaaaataaaCTGAACAAATATGGGGGATGTGAGGGTGAGAGGAGGATTTTTGGACACCAGATGCTGTGTCCTGGCACTTTTGTGACCATGACTCCATTTTCTTACCTCTGGGACAGTTTTTGATTAGAAAAACTATCCATTTCAGACCATgctgtttatttgtattttctgtgCTGGAAATGAGTAAACAATTTCTTAGATCCCATCTGCCCCCACTGTGTGCTTCATAAGAACTGGAATTAATGCAGATTTAGGATTCAACAAATTGCAAATTAAAAGCAATGTGtactttacatgtttttttttaaacaaagccctgctcaaaagaaaattatttaaaaagacaaatagagTCTATTTATAAAGATGTTTTGAAAATTGTTGAATGCAATTAAACAGCTGAATCTGAAATGGCAACTCTTTAGAGTCATATTAGGAAGACTTAGTTGAAGTACTTTAAAATACAGTAATGGCTAATATCACTCTTTAGCTTTTATATAATTGCTTGGTAATGCAGtcatttcataataaaaattcttttttcctgtttagtACAAAAACCAGTctctgacagatttttttttttttaatgatgtttcACAATGAATGCTAAGTGGGACTAAGTagttttttaaagtaagaattaAAGCTTTAATAAcaggataaagaaaagaagaagcaaaagaaaaacatggattttttttttttttgaggctggggttaagtgacttgcccagggtcacacagctaagaagtgtttgagaccagatttgaactcgagtcctcctgaattcaaggctggtgttctatccactgcaccacctagctgcccccaaaaacaTGGATTTTTATTAGTACGTGTAATTAGTAAATTCAGGTCAAAATTTCAGTTCCTTTTGTCTCTATATCCAAAATGTCATAAAATTCCCTCTTTAAAAACCCTACTAGTATTTTCCACTTTGCAAATGTAGCCTACTTACTTGTACATGAAATTAAGGAATTGCATAATTTATGGGGTccttttgaattctgaaacactatataaaatatgataaagatTAGTTTCATAGAAAATATGATTCATAGGATTATTGATATTGAACTATAAGGGATCTCAGAGTTCAACGCATCCATAAAATAGACCCAAGGAAGTGAACTTGCCCATGattacatagatacatacatagattgaagtaagatttgaacacaagtccttTGTCTTCATAGTTAGTCTTCTTTCTTCTGCACCCTACTGACTCTCTAAGAAAGATTCCCAGAAAAAGGGAGTGTTTCAGTGACAGACTGAAGAGATATGTTAAGCAAATCATTGATCTTAAGAGTTAGAATGCTGTATCACCTTCCCATTGACCATTTCACAGAGACTATGGCCACtgctataattaaaaatgaatatgttaGTTTTTGGACTCCTTTTCCTAGATTCTATCTTCTCAATGCTGGGCCCTTCTACTCAGCTGTAATTTAGATACAGAAATTGCTGAGAGGTCTGGCTTTCTTGCCAGTGAAAAGATTTTCCTAAATGAGATCATTAGATCAATTCCTCTAAACTCCTAGATCATTGTTCTGTGTTCTTATTACTAAaggcctttaatttcttttttaaggtgcagtttattgatgccttttgtctttatatcacagAAATCCTCTACCTCCTTTCCATTTTGACAAAGAAGAATATTAAGCAAAAAATCTGATACATAAGCATTGTCTGACAGTAGTTACAATATATTATCTTGGTAATCGTCCATCTCTTAGCCAAGAGAGAGAAGATATGTTTTGTTCTAAATTCTCTAGGACCCTGAAGGTCCTCAGTTTTTAAAACCTAactttacaaatgtgaaaaaaaaaaaaaaactagttccaccttcttttctttctctctatattcAATTACTTCCAAACTGAGTTTTCAGTAGCCACTCCTTTGAAAAACTAAGTGCAGTCTTCAGTAGAAGTGTTTGGATTGGAAATGAGTTCTCTTTGAAGGAAATTTATGGGCTCTTTTTCTCTGAAAcaaattttcaagtatttgaaccACGAAAATATCTAAATCAAATCTGTTTAAGTAACAGACTCTAAAGATCTCAAGAAATTTCAGTTATTGATTAACAACTAAAGTTAGATAATGAAATCATTTCAAATGAGCTCTGCTTTCCTATTTTAGGAAATTCTCAGTATAGCCAGCAGCAGGCTGGATATCAGCAGGGAGCTGCCCAACAACAGACGTATTCACAGCAGCAATACCCAAACCAACAGAGCTACCCAGGACAGCAACAAGGATACGGTGAGAAAAACAACATTGCCATGTCTTCTATGGGTtgactccctttttccttttaatatccAAGGGAACActcatttcagttcagttttaTTGCTAAGTATATTTAGAGGCATACTTTTGGAAGGAGGCTGTTGCAATGTTGAGGCTATCCTACTTTGTCTATTGATAAAGAATTATATGATATGTTTATATGGTAGGCTGATATTATACACAGTGTTTATATTgacttgctttttaaaagttgagctgATAGGTTCCTTTATCCTCAACAAAAGAAGCACAACTTATgttgattggttgttgtcctttgttctcaaagaggaccaaaatgacatcattatgttagaggCAAGTTACAATGTGTTCAACTGTGGCTGAGCAGATCAATATGAGCTTGGGATACTCTGCCACATGTCAGATATAAATAATACATGCAAACATTTGGggacttctctaattttgcacatctagagtttgctttgctcataaagcagATCACCTTTTCTGATAAGGGcttgccatgctgggtggtcctataCCAGTGTCTCCCCTGTCATACAATTGGttctaaggttctttttttttttttttttttttttttttttttttttttggctgaggtaagTGGAGTTAAGCaacttgcatagggtcacacattcaggaagtattaagtgtctgaggccagatttgaactcaggtcttccagacttcagggctggtgctctatccactgtgccacctagctgccccaattctaaagttcttaagagataatgtttctcttcatttattcctgtgactttttttccccatccatagTCTCAAAGATCACTAATGGCTGTTCCATGTTTACCTCTGCCACTTTTTTCAGCATCCCAGGATGTAGTTCATCTGTATCTATTAACTTGAATTTATCAAGGTTAGCTCTTTTACCATCATGGTGCCTGCTTACTATCTTCTCTACTTGTTTTAAGATTATTGAgtcaaagctggaagagacctgagAAGCCACTTAGTCTAGTACCCTAATTTGACAGATTAAGCATAGAAAAGTTAATAaagcacagagaagttaaatgtcttaATCTGCATCtcccagctaataagtgcctgagataAGATTAGAacccatcttcctgactctgggtacAATACCCTATCTACCACATGGTATTGTCTCAGAAAAAGTCTGTCTTCTTTCCATCATCTATTATCACTGAACTTATCTACTCAAATAGTAGTCCTTTCCCTGCTTTGGTGGTACTCTTTCCCacagtattgtttttttttttttttttttttaaaccacatcgATTTTTTTCATGCTTCTGATTTGTCACAGGTTCAGCTCATTCTAATTTCAAGATGACTAATCTGAATGGTTGCAGGACCATctcatatgtttatatttatcctCTATTGCCTTCTCTTGTTTTCATCTTCtgcatgttttttaaaatttaagttgatTGGTGAGTTTCTAAAACATCTACTTTTGTTCTTTTAGaccacttcatttttttctctgaattgaaattttttccctttgcattttcagaattttttctttgcttttcttttttctttcagtgaTGTCATTTCTGGATGTATGCTTTCCTAATACATACTCACAGTGAACCTTCCCTTATGAtagtaaaaaaataacaaaaaaaaacagttaagcaaaatcaATATATACAGTAATCATATTTGAGAGTGTATGCTAAATTCTACATCCACAGCTCCTCTCCTCTCCAACAAAAGGAAGTATATTTTCTTACCTCTTCTACAGGACTTAATATTATGCTTATATGCATTCCTTCAACTTTGCTTGTtgctttcatttacattgttttcttggttttgctttttttactctACATCTATTCATTCAAGGCCTTCTATTTTTCTATGAATACCTTTCTTGTTTCTTGTTAACATGACaatattctattgcatttatAAACCAAATGTGTGTGCATCAGCTATTCTACAGCTGGTAAGGAATcaattgtttccagttctttgctacctcTAAAAGtactgagatatatatatatatatacacacacacacacatatatatatatatatatacatacacagacacacacacacacatatatatatatatacatatatatatgtatatatatatatatatatgtgtgtgtatcattaatttttgtctttagcCTCCTTTCAgtatattttcttcagtgagatctctgggtcaaagggtagagacagtttaataatttttccaaattactccaAATTGTTCAGGTTTCATTCCTGAGAGCTTTTCATTTCTCTTGGACTAACTTTTCCTATAGAAATCTTAAGCCATGAGATCCTACTCATCCTGTCCTTCAATCACCTATTCTAAAATTCTACAGTTCATGTCTTCTTCTCTTTTATCAGAAATTCTAATAACATTTCCAACCTAGCAACCAGTTAGTTCATCTTTGTTAATGTGAgtcagatccagaaaaaaaaagttttcttttgctattttgttCAACTTTTGAAAGAGTTGACTATTATTAAGGCAAGTTAAGAAAGTATTAGCTGTCCAGTTTATAGAGGGGGGGGGatagaaaagagcaaagaaaggaaaaggggaggagagagagagagagagagagagagagagagagagagagagagagagagagagagagagagatttattttGCCCACTTCTTCCTATAAAACTTATATTTTCTTACATGAGTATAATCTTAATAAATAGTAGAATTCTGCCATCTTTCAACTTTTTACCAATCTTACTCCTTTTGGATAAAGTCTGCCCCAGAGCCACATTCCAGTTGTGTATCTCATCCTACCTAGTCTCAATAATATCGTGAGGTCAATTTTATCTTCTTGAATTGGGACCACTAATTGACCTGTTGTATAACAGtatattacaaaatatgtatatactttgTTGTATAACAGTATATACAAAGTATGAATATACTTTGAGTATTTGCTCAAAGATATCTGAAGACTTTGTGTTTTACTGCAAGCTTCTTTATTGGATTTTGTCTCCCATGAATTTTTGGATGTCACTATTCCTTTTGTCTTGTGCCGTTGCTATGGCAACCCTATGTCAGGATTTTttgaacttttatatatatatataa
The DNA window shown above is from Sminthopsis crassicaudata isolate SCR6 chromosome 2, ASM4859323v1, whole genome shotgun sequence and carries:
- the SS18L1 gene encoding calcium-responsive transactivator, with amino-acid sequence MSVAFASARPRGKGEVTQQTIQKMLDENHHLIQCIMDYQSKGKTAECTQYQQILHRNLVYLATIADSNQNMQSLLPAPPTQNMNLGPGGMPQSGSNQSIHSQSNLSDAIGTGLPPSSLMQSQISNGPNHVSMQQSGQNTMPTTSMSMTVSSHGTGPGYSHTVPASQNVPMQGQGSIGNYVSRTNINMQSNPVSMMHQQAATSHYNSAQGGSQHYQGQSSIAMMSQSNQGSSMMGQRPMGPYRPSQQGSSQQYMGQEEYYSEQYSHGQGASEPMNQQYYPDGHGDYAYQQSSYTEQSYDRSFEDSTQHYYEGGNSQYSQQQAGYQQGAAQQQTYSQQQYPNQQSYPGQQQGYGPAQGASSQYSSYQQGQGQQYGSYRASQTGPSAQQQRPYGYEQGQYGNYQQ